The DNA region GCTTTTTTCATGGTGCTAATCAGCTTGTCCTTCAGGATTGGTTTCACCAGATAGGCATCTGCCTGGGATTTAAATGCCTCCATAACGTTTTCACTATCGCCCAGAGCGGAGGCCATAATGATCTTGACGTTTTCCTGTGGACTAACATCTTTAGACTCTTCCAGTTCACGGATTTTTTGCAGAACCTGCTGTCCTTCCAGTTTGGGCATCATAATATCCAGAAAGATCGCATCATAGGGCGTTTTTTCTTCAAAAGACTTTAAAACGGAAGTCAATCCTTCGATACCGTCCTCGGCCATATCACAAGTCCCAAATTCACCTAAAAATGCCTGCATAAGATTGCGGACATCTTTTTGATCTTCAATAAGTAAAAAGCGCATGTATGTGATCTCCTAGAGTTTTTAAAATAAACGCTCGCGAAGATAAAGGTGGTGACAGGGAAAAGCAATTACGGGTTGCGACAGGATCATTAAATAAATATGGTTCATCATAATAATGCATACCTGGATACAATCATTGAGATTGGGGCCAATAAAATATTCTGGGGTAAAAAGGTATAAAGGTATAAGGGTTATAGAGGCTGTGTAAAAACTTCATTGCGCCGGAATAATTGCTTGCTAATATTGACGGCCTCGCAAAAAGCGCCTCTCGCAAAGCGCGCAGAGACGCAAAGTGTTGATATATATGAATTTAGGCTTGTTCATTATATGTGGTTGTATTTATTGGTTTTAGGGCACATTTCATGAATT from Candidatus Neomarinimicrobiota bacterium includes:
- a CDS encoding response regulator is translated as MRFLLIEDQKDVRNLMQAFLGEFGTCDMAEDGIEGLTSVLKSFEEKTPYDAIFLDIMMPKLEGQQVLQKIRELEESKDVSPQENVKIIMASALGDSENVMEAFKSQADAYLVKPILKDKLISTMKKA